The genomic stretch CGCCTCCAGCCCCTTACCAGTCTCCATTCACACTCTTTTCCCACGTGATCTCATCTAATGTAATGGCTCTAAATACCGAGTGTTGATGGCTCCCAAACCTGTTACTCCAGCCATTCTGAGATCCAGACTTATATTTTAATTGTCCCCTTCATGTCTCATTTTAGAGATCTAACAGGTGTCTCAGACTTCACATGGCCAGAACAGACTTCCTCCTAGAAGCATATCCCTCTCAGTCTAACTCCTCTCTGTAGACAACTCCGTAAATTCTCCAGTGACCGAAGTAAAAATTTGGGATCCAtccttgattcctttttttcctctcactcCCGCCATCAGGAAAATCCTACTGAATCTGCCTTCAAAAGATGCCAGCATCTCATCCCTGCTCACCACTTTCAGTGCTCCCAGCTGAGAGGAAGCTAGCGCCTGCGTGTGCACGGTCTAATGCAGTAGCCTCTGACTGCTCTTCTCTacccttgcccctccccacttccattCTCCAAGTCTTGATCCACAGGATCTGTTTAAAAACAGATTAGGTCATGCTACTCCCTTGTTTAAAACTCTCTAATGGATTTCTATTATGTGAGGATAACATCCCAAGTTCTTACCATGACCAACATGACTTTCTTGATCTTGCCTTTTAAACAGAGGTTGACATTTCTACCAAGCGCAAAGATTTAATGATAGGAGATTTCAAAGTGAGCTGCTAGTTCACACTATTCAGGTTTTCACAGGCACTGGGCATAAACCTGTCCTGTAACTCCTGAAACCCTTTGATAAAATGAAAAGGTTAGAGAGTAGAAGAGAGAGGATTTTGTGAGGAATAAATACTTGGAAAAGCTATGTGATGAAACGCACTCCATCCTTCACTGAGGAGGACTTAACCTCAAACCTGGTGGTGCTCCAGAGCTTCTGTGGGGCCACTCTCAAATCTTGCCGTGTTACTGCTTCAGTCGGGAGGGATAGTGGGTTAAGTATGGTCTTGTTCCTCCTGGGGGTAGTTAAGATAATGAGAGACAAACAGACTAGCTAACTTTTGAGGCAGAGTCAGGAGAATGTGGCCACATTTGGAGTGTGGGGGCAGGCCTAGGGTACCAGTTTTGGACCCCAAGGGAGAGAGCATATGTGTGCAGGTGTCTTGAGGTTTGACCAATAGGGCTTTCTAGTGGGGTGAGGAAATGCCAGCAGCAATAATTTTGGGGAAAATGTCTAGGAGCTGAGGAAGGAGTCCCAAGGGATCACCCAAAATAAAGATGCTTTCTCCCCATCAAAGGGAATTGTGGGAGAGAGCCCAGTGGGGAGCCTCCAGAGCTCTGAAGTTCCCCAGGAAGGAACATCAGCATTTAACACGTGCCAGGCCCGGAAGGCACAAGGCTTTGGTTCTAGTCCAAGCAAGACCCTTCCCGCCCCTTTTGCATTCTCCATCTGCATTAGCCAATGCCATCTTGTTATGTAGTTTTTATATATTGGACAGAAATGCCCCATTTCTGGTCTGAGTTGGTTTTGTGACTTGAAGTGATCTCGGGACAACTTAGTTGATAAGAGTGAATAGTCACGTGGCCTCCGGGAATTCTTTTTCTCTGGCAGGAGAAGGTTCTCTCACTGGGTAAAATTAGAAGAGATGGTGGGAGAGAATGAATAAAGTGATGATTCGATAATATTATGAGTTCAGCCAGCTGTACGTGGCAAAGACTCTACTCGCTCGGGCCCCTCAGCCCACGTGTCCCCTGAGAATGCCTTCCCCATCCCGTGGGTGTGAAGGAGCAGCTTCTCCCTCTCTAGCTATTCTCCAGcagtcttcctctcctgttttcaTCAGGGCACTGATTACAATGTGAAAGTGTCTTGTTCGTGCACGTGCTTATTGTCAGTTACCTTCCATCAGACTGTAAGTTCCACAGAAGCAGGAATCCCACCTCTTACGTTCGCTTCTCTATTCCCGGTGACAAGAATAGGAGCCCTGTGTgtgtaagtgctcagtaagtatttgttgagtgaatgagtcAAAAATGTATGAGTGACGTGGATCTGAGAATAGAAAAAATGCATGTTCACCTACCTTCagtgagatctctctctctgttgtgGATTATTCATTTTAGTATAATTATACATTTATGCTGTGGTAGTGACAACTTTCACATTATTTGTATGACTGTTTTTCTTAGTTGATTCATACAAAGTCACAATCCAAAAGGACACACTTACATAAAAACATACTCTTGAGTTTTTCAAACAAATGTGGAGAAAGGACAGATTTGAACTACTAAATGGGAAACATTTGACTATGGACCAAgctgagacagtgtgagtggaggatggggcaaagagagagggagagggaggatcccaagcaggctccacactgtcagtgcagagcccgatgcagggctcagtctcacaaaccatgagatcatgacctgggctgaaatcaagagttagatgcctaactgactgagccacctaggagccccccagaaaatacttttgctttttaatgtggTCTCATAGGGATCTCTTTTTAATGTTGGTGTTGGAAGACAGGACAGCACACATGCCTTGTAAGCTGTGCTGTCTCATTGTGGCAGATAGGCTCTAAGATGGTTCCCCAACTTTGGTATCTGTACCTTTTTGTAACCCACACCATTTGAGCGTCCCTGCAGACTGTGACTTGCTTCTAGGCgacagaatatggcaaaagtgataGGATGTCCTCCTGTGATTGGACTACACTGTTTAAGACTCCATCCTGCTAGCCAGCTCCCTCTAGAGACTCTCTTTGCTGGCTTGATGGAGTAGGGTGCCATGTTGAAACCTCCCACTTGGCAAAAACAGCCAGTGGCCACCAGGATCTGAGGGAGCCTTCAACTGAGACCCAGCAAGAGGCAGGTGCCCTTAGTTCCACaaccacaaggaaatgaattctctcACTGGAACATAAAACTGGTTTAAACCATTATCAGTCATTCATATCTCAGGGTCCATGAAGGATTTAAGAAGAGGTTTGGTAAAAAGGTGGACCAAAGATTCTGACCTTGAAGGGGATGACTGCTCATATTTGAGGGTGGATGTGTGACAGGGAAGCTTGGCTGGAGACAGACTTCTCTATCATCACTGTTTTGCCCAGGTCTTGGCCATATTAAATGTCTCCTGTACTTGTTGCCTGTACGCTTCATGTCTTAAGAATGATCTGATGGGGAGAGGTGTGTATATTGTCCTGAGGGAGAAATAAGAAGGATAGAACTCAGCTACAGAGACACTGAAAAACTCTCTACATTGATGCTAACGATGGTAGCATGCAGGCAAAACCAGACAAGGCAAATCAGGGGCAGCGGGTAGGCCTCGTGGTAACTGAGCCCACGGGAAATTTGCATCCTCGCTGAGCTGAGCTCACCTTTCCCCTGCAGCCCCAGTATCCGCCTTGTGAGCGAACTGTGACTCAGATGCAGAGCCTGAGCACTCTTCTCACGTCCCCAGGAAAGGTCTAAAGAGGGACTGTGTGCGGGGGTAGGGAGGAGGCCAGGGACCAAGGCGCAAGGCACAGGGGTGGTGACCCGAGCGGCCGAAACGCGGCCAGGGCTCTCAGCCTTCTTCATGCTGCTCTTCGTCCTGCCGTGCCTTCTGGGAATCCTGGCCAACGGCTCGTTGTGCTGGTGCTGGGCCGGGAAAGGCTGCGGCGGGGGAGGCTGCCTCTCTCTGGCATGATCATCCTGAGCTTGGGCGCCTCCCGCTTCTGCCTGCAGTGGGTTGGAACGGTGAACAGCTTCTACTGGCCGAGTACAGCAGAGGTCCTGCACGGCAGTTCTTTGGTCTCCATTGGGACTTCCTGAACTCAGCCACCTTCTGGTTCAGCTCCTGGCACAGTGTCCTCTTCTGCATGAAGATCACTAACTTCACCCACCCCACCTTCCTCTGGCTCAAGTGGAGGTTCCCAGGGTCAGTGCCCTGGCTCCTCATGGCTCCTCTCCTGGTCTCCTTCATCGTCACTCTGCTCTTCTTTTGGGGAAACTGTGCTGTGTGTGAAGGATTCTTAATTAGAAAGTTTCCTGGGAACATGACCTTCAGACAGTGGAGCAGGACACTGGAAGTTCACTACTTCTTGCCCCTGAAGCTGATCACCCGGTTAGttccttgctctgtttttctgGTCTCAGTTGCGCTGTTGATTAATTCTCTGAGGAGGCACACACCGGGAGGATGCGGCTCAGCGCCCACAGGCCACAGGACCCCAGTGCCCAGGCTCACACCAGAGCTCTGAAGTCGCTCGTCTCCTTCCTCATTCCTGATGCTCTGTCCCTCGCATCCCTGGTCATCGATGCTGCAGGTTTCTTCTCAGAGAGTGACTGGTACTGGCCGTGGCAGATTTTAATCTACCTGTGCATGTCTGTCCATCCGTTTTTCCTCATCTCCAGCAACCTCAGGCTTCGAAGGGTGTGCAGACAGCTACTGCTGCTggccaggggcttctgggtggcctAGGTGGCACGGTCTCCTTACCCAGACCCCCGGAAGAGACTCAGGGAGGGTGACGGAACCTGTGCCCACTAACACAGAGATAGCTTCCGAGGCAGGTACCTACTGGATTCTACTCTGGGCTTCCTCCgttgggaaggagaggaggggagtcAACTCTGGGGATTCTCTGAGCGAGATTCCTTCCTTGGGACACTGTCAAATGGGGACCCACAGGTCCCAGAGAGCCAGTATTGTCCAGAAgttcagaatataaaattttgTCTGTTCTCTATTTCGTGTCCCCTCTGTTATGTGGCAGCTTCCAGTTAAAGAGTCCTGATTAACAGTACATGTGATCTCAACAGCCTCCCAGGGGATGAAGAGAAAATGTGTCTGTGGCTGAACTGGGATGTGGATGGGGAAGAAGCAGGTCTCTTGAGGATAATGTGTTGGTTACCATGGGAGCCCTGGAGGGCAGTAGTTGGGGCCGACAGTGGTCTGGGCTGTGATGTCGCATAGCCCTCCCTTCTGTgcggattctttttctttcagcacacTTGGataatttggttttaattttatgaagACTCCTGGAAAGTTTCTTTACACAAACCCAtctcttttcttattattatttccactGTTCTGCTTTCAGTTTTCCCCCCTCTAAAGTCTCAGTGGCAGCCAGACATTTTCCATGTTTATTCTTCTTAAGAATCACACATTGtgattttctctgtcttcaaattgtctctggaacttttttttcttccttaagcaAAAGTCACAAAGTCACATGTAATTTGAATAAACATGTACTTCTAGTTCTGAAAAACAAAGACTCAAGAGTTTCACTTAGTTTGCATCCCAAAACCATTtaacctcttaattttttttttttttttttaagagagagagagcatgtgtgcgcaagcaggggatgggcagagagagagcacgagagagaatcccaatctaATCTCCACTGATTTAAAATGCTACCTTTTATCGTGACTAAATTCCTATATATATTGGGGTACTTCCTTTCTGTTCCGTTTTGCTACTGTGCTACTTTGGTATAATCACGTGCCAGTACCACAGcattttgactattttaggtTTATGATATTTGAATGACTGGTGAACTAGTCTTtcttcattaatcttttctaaCTTTCTTGGCTATAGTAGTGTCTAGTCCCAAACAATTCCTTTTTAAGAAAGTTATGTTGGATACTACTAACTGTATAATTCAACATGAGGAGAAATACATATCCATGATGTCGAGTCTTCTATTCAAGAATATGGtatgcttttccatttattcaagaTTATTCAAGATttattcagttggttaagtgtctgactcttgatctgacatcaggtcatgatctcacaactgattgtgagatggagccccgtgttgggccccgaattgggctctgagtttggtgtggagcctacttaagattctctccctccctctcgctgtgtccctccccacacgctcttccccccacccaaaacaaaacaaaataaaaaactattcaagatttctttgattactttcagtagtgttttaattttttaaaacacaggtcTTACACAACGTGATGTGAATTCTTTTAGGTGTAATTAACCCTTTATGCCTTAGTTTCCTGACATATTCACCGAGGTGATAGCAGCTGTCTCAGAGTAATTGCGAAGATTGATGTAGGCAGTATATGTGCACGACACATTAGTATTGATCGTAACTTGTTAAGAGTAATTCTAGTGTTGCAtagttaatattatttaaaaaattatactctgTATCTGCATCAGCACAAAAAGAGTAGAGAAACCTGAGTATGTCAAGGACGTTTCTAGCCACCAGGAAAGACcagtgtttctgtttctttctttgactcctcttgttttgtttttttctcattctttaaatttttttttaactgctaaaTTAGGCCAACACGGTAAGTGTGAGTGAGCTAAAGAAAAACCGTCTGTGGTGGCTAAGAAATCACTGAGAAGGGCCTCTGATGCTGAAGGAGGCCACCAGAGGCTCACTAGGGGGTGTGACTCTGAGAATAGTTCAGTTAAGTAGCtttttttggttaagtttttatttaaattccagctagttaacacacagtgtaatattattagcttcaggtgtacaatatagcgttctatcttccatacatcacccggtgatcatcgcaacaagtgccctccttagtccccatcacccacttcacctcccctaccccccacctcccctctggtaaccatcagtttgttttctgtaattaagagtctgtttgttggtttgtttctttctctttttactcctttgttcatttgttgtttcttttttttaattacaaaattttactttttttagttgtGCAAACAGGGTACATGTTTAAGAGGGCTGatggagggcgcctgggtagttcaggtcgttaagcatccgactcttattttcagctcaggtcatggtctcacagtttgtgagttcgagccctgcctcggctctgcgttggcagacagtgtggagcctgcttgggattccctctccctccctctctccctctccctctccctctccctctccctctccctctctctctgtctctccctctccccccctctctctccctctccctctccctctccctctccctctccctctccctctccctctccccctccctccccttctctctgcccatcccctgctcatgcatatatgtgcactttctctctctcaaaataaataaataaacttaaaaaaaaagagggctgaTGGTGAGAGTGTCATCACCCcatacatttaaaagataaatgagcAGGACATTACAGACTGGACTTGGTTATGGGTACCCCCTCCCCGCCAAATCTCCCTGGATTGAAATGAGCTCATCTGCTGATGGGCAGATGGGCTATATTTGCTGACATCCTGGGTTAGCTTTCTGCCACACTGACAGAGACTCTCAGGACACACAGTTCACGCTCCTGGCTGGGAATCCACCCTGAGGGAGAAGGTAAGCAGACACCGACATGGCTGGGCCAGCCTGGCCCTCGTTCCTCCGGCAGTGTCCACACCAAGCATCAGAGCATTTGTAGAAGGTGGTCACCAGCTCGTCTGCAGAGTGGGTCTGAAGCTGCACGAAATAGGCACACGGGTGTTCGCAGTTAGGATATGACTCTGCAGGAGAGTCAACATTCTCCCAGGCAGCTGCTCCACACGCATATCCTCCACTGATTTCAGCTTTGGATTCCTCCGATTTTTTACCTTGCGGGTGATGTGCATGTAGGGGCAGGTGTCGCAGGCGAACTGGTAGCGGTGCTGTCCTCCTGCATGATGGGTCCATTGCCGTGGCTGGGGCAGAAGCAGCCTGGTGGCCGACTGCCGTTCAGGGCGTCCGCGGCCCGTGCGGCCTCTGGGTACTGACACTGAGCCCATCTCAAGcccactgttttgtttcttaaattccccatatgagtgtATTCAtgttatttgtctctctctgactgacttatttcacttagtacttAAGTAGCTTTTGACATCAGCTAAGggaggcaaaaaaaaacaaaacaaaactattttgttttttctttgaagacataaaggggaaagaagaaaaccataaaGGGAATAGTAAGAGTTACTAAATATTAGCTGTTATCGTTAAACTTTATTCTATATTATGTGCTGTCATGTTGCTATATTGAGCTGTTCTATTGAGGAAAGAAACGAAAAGACTAAGAAAATGTACTGGAGACCAGATTGAATCAATGAGAAATCAGATTGGTTGCTGGACCTTGGACCATGTGCTAGGCCTTCCACAGCCCTCTTCTGGTAGGTAGTGCTTCCTAAAGGACAATCCTGTTCTGTGGTATTAGCAAAGCTTAGCTAAAACCCATCTTATCAACCAGTGGCAAATATCACAGCTCACTACTAAagattttatgaaagaaattttgtaaaatttaaaaacacaacgCCAAAAAATATATGTCAGGATGTGTTAACCTTTTGGGGGGCTGCAGACTGTTTGCGAATGTATTCGATTGGCAGATATTTTTGGAGTGCCTACCTGTAGGCAGCTCTCTGTGCTGAAGATAAAGTAGTGAGCCTTGTAGATGTCATTTCTGTCCCCATGGTGTTTATGATCTTGTGGGGAGTCAAGGGCCAGGTGTCTATTCCTATAAACGAGCACATCATTACAAATCCCTCAGGAGGTGATAACACTGTGGATGGGATGTCATTTGAACACACAGTTCCAGGTGCCTGTAGACCTGGAA from Prionailurus viverrinus isolate Anna chromosome A2, UM_Priviv_1.0, whole genome shotgun sequence encodes the following:
- the TAS2R41 gene encoding LOW QUALITY PROTEIN: taste receptor type 2 member 41 (The sequence of the model RefSeq protein was modified relative to this genomic sequence to represent the inferred CDS: inserted 2 bases in 2 codons; deleted 2 bases in 1 codon), which gives rise to MQAKPDKANQGQRERSKEGLCAGVGRRPGTKAQGTGVVTRAAETRPGLSAFFMLLFVLPCLLGILANGXVVLVLGRERLRRGRLPLSGMIILSLGASRFCLQWVGTVNSFYWXEYSRGPARQFFGLHWDFLNSATFWFSSWHSVLFCMKITNFTHPTFLWLKWRFPGSVPWLLMAPLLVSFIVTLLFFWGNCAVCEGFLIRKFPGNMTFRQWSRTLEVHYFLPLKLITRLVPCSVFLVSVALLINSLRRHTGRMRLSAHRPQDPSAQAHTRALKSLVSFLIPDALSLASLVIDAAGFFSESDWYWPWQILIYLCMSVHPFFLISSNLRLRRVCRQLLLLARGFWVA